In one window of bacterium DNA:
- a CDS encoding TrkH family potassium uptake protein has translation MNLRPVLHIIADLIVFEGLSLLLPVVIGLYYGDGDAWAILLSSLICLICGGLLARATRNKSELKLREGFAIVVFGWTALAFFGAIPFVVSGAIPSYTDAFFETMSGFSTTGATILRDIEAVPHGLLFWRSMTHWLGGMGIVVLSLAILPLLGVGGMQLYKAEVPGPTKDRLSPRIAETAKILWGVYLLFSAVETGLLMLGGMSLFDALCHTFGTMATGGFSTKNASIAHYNSLYIESVVIIFMFLAGTNFSLHYRFLRGKRDAYYMDREFRFYFVFTLACILVVALIVFFSRPSGIGSSLRSAVFQVVSIMTTTGFGSDDFELWNPAGQLIMVFLMFIGGCAGSTGGSIKIIRIMLVLKHGVTEVKKLLHPNAFIPVRLGGRVVPPDVVTNILAFFIIYILIFIAGSVCMSLLGLDIITAFSSVAATLGNIGPGLGMVGPMDNYAQIPVLGKWLLSLLMLLGRLELYTVIVIFIPDFWKK, from the coding sequence ATGAACCTGCGCCCTGTTCTGCATATCATAGCCGACCTCATCGTTTTCGAAGGACTCTCCCTGCTTCTTCCCGTCGTGATTGGCCTGTACTATGGCGATGGCGATGCCTGGGCGATCCTGTTGTCCTCGCTGATCTGCTTGATCTGCGGCGGCCTGCTGGCCAGGGCCACGCGCAATAAATCTGAGCTGAAACTGCGTGAAGGATTTGCCATCGTCGTATTCGGCTGGACCGCCCTGGCGTTTTTCGGCGCGATTCCGTTCGTTGTTTCCGGCGCCATCCCTTCCTACACCGACGCTTTTTTTGAAACCATGTCTGGTTTCAGCACTACTGGAGCCACCATCCTTCGCGATATCGAAGCCGTGCCCCATGGCCTGCTTTTCTGGCGCAGCATGACCCATTGGCTCGGGGGCATGGGCATTGTGGTTCTCTCTCTGGCCATCCTGCCTTTGCTTGGTGTCGGCGGTATGCAGCTCTACAAAGCGGAGGTGCCCGGCCCCACCAAGGACCGTCTGAGTCCACGTATCGCGGAAACAGCCAAAATCCTCTGGGGCGTCTATCTACTCTTCTCCGCCGTAGAAACCGGCCTTCTGATGTTGGGCGGCATGTCGCTTTTCGATGCCCTGTGCCACACCTTTGGCACCATGGCCACCGGCGGCTTTTCGACTAAGAACGCCAGCATCGCCCACTATAACAGCCTGTACATCGAATCGGTCGTTATCATCTTCATGTTCCTCGCCGGCACTAATTTCAGCCTGCACTACCGGTTTCTTCGCGGTAAGCGGGACGCCTACTACATGGATCGTGAGTTTCGTTTCTACTTTGTCTTCACGCTGGCCTGCATTCTGGTGGTCGCGCTCATCGTCTTTTTCAGCCGACCGTCCGGCATCGGCTCCAGCCTGCGCTCCGCCGTTTTTCAGGTGGTCTCGATCATGACCACCACTGGTTTCGGCTCAGATGATTTCGAATTATGGAATCCCGCCGGACAACTCATCATGGTATTTTTGATGTTCATCGGCGGCTGCGCCGGGTCCACCGGCGGCTCCATTAAAATCATCCGCATTATGCTGGTGCTGAAGCATGGGGTCACTGAGGTTAAAAAACTGCTGCATCCCAATGCTTTCATCCCGGTGCGGCTGGGTGGACGCGTCGTACCGCCCGACGTAGTCACCAACATCCTTGCCTTTTTTATCATCTATATCCTGATCTTTATCGCCGGCTCTGTGTGCATGTCGCTGCTCGGGCTTGACATCATCACCGCATTCTCCAGCGTCGCCGCCACCCTGGGGAATATCGGCCCTGGCCTGGGCATGGTGGGGCCAATGGACAATTATGCCCAGATCCCGGTGCTGGGCAAATGGCTGCTGTCTTTGCTCATGCTCCTCGGCCGTCTCGAGCTCTACACAGTGATCGTTATCTTTATACCGGATTTTTGGAAAAAATAA